The following coding sequences are from one Chaetodon trifascialis isolate fChaTrf1 chromosome 24, fChaTrf1.hap1, whole genome shotgun sequence window:
- the gemin8 gene encoding gem-associated protein 8 translates to MEDISAVMSWFSSPVYSRYWQHYQQAMAWHQRHRRAYRKALEAAYGPSCCQEQRPSSHQRYADWHAGESDGKEEDEEEEESSSESEIECDVSNMEISEELREYFAKTEKHREELKKQQQMEAEQQDSYVPADQDLHSVSWRSSTAPPSERPGERRGAEMKKLYGHDAAKIMAMEAAMQLTFDRNRDLKQPKYWPVIPLKL, encoded by the exons ATG GAGGACATAAGCGCTGTGATGTCCTGGTTTTCCAGCCCCGTCTACAGCCGCTACTGGCAGCACTACCAGCAGGCTATGGCCTGGCACCAGAGACACAGGCGTGCCTACAGAAAGGCCTTGGAGGCTGCCTACGGCCCCAGCTGCTGCCAGGAGCAGCGTCCCAGCAGCCACCAGCGCTACGCGGACTGGCACGCAGGAGAGAGTGACGGcaaagaggaggacgaggaggaggaggagagcagctcagagagcgAGATTGAGTGCGACGTTAGCAACATGGAAATCAGCGAGGAGCTTCGGGAGTATTTCGCCAAgacagagaagcacagagaggagctga agaagcagcagcagatggaggccGAGCAGCAGGACAGCTACGTGCCGGCTGACCAGGACCTGCACAGCGTCTCCTGGCGAAGCAGCACGGCTCCTCCCTCCGAGCGGCCTGGGGAGAGACGCGGCGCCGAGATGAAGAAGCTGTACGGCCACGACGCGGCCAAGATCATGGCCATGGAGGCGGCGATGCAGCTCACCTTTGACAGGAACCGTGACCTCAAACAGCCCAAGTACTGGCCGGTCATCCCCCTGAAGCTGTGA
- the LOC139352037 gene encoding uncharacterized protein: protein MGGWKLRFVLLLTLTFHIDSKATEQLVKTIGSKPDVTPVCTNDTLNVIVLIVCKISSERSRGEECHLMYRRGQGFTHRCDSRFTLLTDNHTVFLHLSRLTPEDSGNYTCECSHVDGMYIVHLNITVEEDEDASSSREMRFIDAVVGVLVFAVVTGVILGVICRKTHHRRQRGALASHPDTEEENIEPYSSFMQRENVLYSTVTFLSSRNTSTLNVLTREDTSAEF, encoded by the exons ATGGGTGGATGGAAACTACGGTTTGTTCTTCTTCTGACGCTAACTTTTCACATCGACAGCAAAG CAACAGAGCAGCTAGTGAAAACCATTGGGAGCAAACCAGATGTCACTCCAGTGTGCACCAATGACACTCTGAATGTCATCGTGTTGATAGTGTGTAAGATCAGCTCAGAGAGAAGCAGGGGAGAAGAGTGTCATCTGATGTACCGACGTGGACAAGGCTTTACACACAGGTGTGACTCCAGGTTCACACTTCTGACAGACAATCACACGGTCTTCCTCCACCTGAGCAGGTTAACACCAGAGGACAGTGGGAACTACACCTGTGAGTGTTCACATGTTGATGGGATGTACATTGTTCACCTGAATATCACAGTGGAAG aggatgaagatgcCAGCAGTTCAAGAGAAATGCGTTTCATTGATGCTGTAGTTGGTGTGCTTGTGTTCGCCGTCGTAACCGGAGTGATCCTGGGAGTGATCTGCAGAAAAACCCACCACAG ACGACAAAGGGGAGCGCTGGCCAGTCATCCTGACACG gaagaagaaaacattgaGCCGTACAGCAGCTTCATGCAGAGAGAAAACGTGCTTTATTCAACAGTCACTTTTCTAAGTTCCAGAAACACGAGCACTTTAAATGTCCTCACCCGAGAGGACACGTCAGCCGAGTTTTAA